In Sander lucioperca isolate FBNREF2018 chromosome 12, SLUC_FBN_1.2, whole genome shotgun sequence, one DNA window encodes the following:
- the acvr1ba gene encoding activin A receptor type 1Ba codes for MSLKEIALTLLALFGLVAVGNALRCNCTNCEKTSYECETDGACMASTYFNQGKEQHVRICIDRDNLVPPGQPFYCLSAEGLLNTHCCYVDYCNSIEVPVPTKEGDWSGSASSWGPVELVAVIAGPVFLLCVLLMVGVFLFQYHQRAYSHRQRLEVEDPSCDHLYLAKDKTLQDLIYDMSTSGSGSGLPLFVQRTVARTIVLQEIIGKGRFGEVWRGKWRGGDVAVKIFSSREERSWFREAEIYQTIMLRHENILGFIAADNKDNGTWTQLWLVSDYHEHGSLFDYLNRYSVTIEGMIKLALSAASGLAHLHMEILGTQGKPGIAHRDLKSKNILVKKNGMCAIADLGLAVRHESITDTIDIAPNQRVGTKRYMAPEVLDETINMKHFDSFKCADIYALGLVYWEIARRCNAGGIHEEYQLPYYDLVPSDPAIEEMRKVVCDQKLRPNVPNWWQSYESLRVMGKIMRECWYANGAARLTALRIKKTLSQLSVEEDVKM; via the exons CTCTACGTTGTAACTGCACAAACTGTGAGAAGACCAGCTATGAGTGTGAAACGGATGGAGCCTGCATGGCCTCCACATACTTCAACCAGGGGAAGGAGCAACACGTACGCATTTGCATCGACCGGGACAACCTGGTCCCCCCTGGACAACCTTTCTACTGTCTGAGCGCGGAAGGCCTGCTCAACACACATTGCTGCTATGTAGATTACTGTAATAGTATTGAAGTCCCTG TCCCAACAAAAGAGGGGGACTGGTCAGGCTCGGCGAGCTCCTGGGGGCCGGTggagttggtggcagtcatcgCAGGGCCGGTGTTCCTTCTCTGTGTGCTGCTTATGGTCGGCGTGTTCCTGTTCCAGTATCACCAGAGGGCCTATAGCCACAGGCAGAGGCTGGAGGTAGAGGACCCATCATGTGACCATCTGTACTTGGCCAAGGACAAGACCCTGCAGGACCTCATCTATGACATGTCCACCTCTGGATCAGGCTCTG GCTTGCCCCTGTTTGTGCAGCGGACGGTGGCTAGGACCATCGTGCTGCAGGAGATAATAGGAAAGGGTCGTTTTGGTGAGGTGTGGAGAGGGAAGTGGAGGGGAGGAGATGTGGCGGTGAAGATCTTCTCATCCAGAGAGGAGCGCTCCTGGTTCAGAGAGGCTGAGATCTACCAGACAATCATGCTGCGGCATGAAAACATCCTGGGATTCATTGCAGCAGACAATAAAG ACAATGGTACATGGACTCAGCTGTGGCTGGTGTCAGACTATCATGAGCACGGTTCTCTTTTTGACTACCTGAACCGCTACTCTGTCACCATCGAGGGCATGATCAAACTGGCACTGTCAGCTGCCAGCGGCCTAGCACACCTACACATGGAGATCCTCGGCACTCAGG GTAAGCCTGGCATTGCTCACCGTGACCTCAAGTCTAAAAATATCCTGGTTAAGAAGAACGGCATGTGTGCCATAGCTGACCTCGGCCTGGCAGTCCGCCACGAGTCAATCACAGACACAATCGATATAGCACCGAACCAGCGCGTGGGCACTAAGAG GTACATGGCTCCCGAAGTCCTGGACGAAACCATCAACATGAAACACTTTGATTCCTTCAAGTGTGCTGACATCTACGCGCTGGGCCTGGTGTACTGGGAGATTGCACGTCGCTGCAATGCAGGAG GTATCCACGAGGAGTACCAGCTGCCCTACTACGACCTCGTGCCCTCTGACCCCGCCATAGAAGAGATGAGGAAGGTGGTGTGTGACCAGAAACTGAGGCCCAATGTGCCCAACTGGTGGCAGAGCTACGAG TCACTGCGTGTGATGGGGAAGATCATGAGGGAGTGCTGGTATGCCAATGGAGCAGCCAGACTGACAGCACTGCGCATCAAGAAGACCCTGTCTCAGCTCAGTGTGGAGGAGGACGTTAAGATGTGA